From a single Brassica napus cultivar Da-Ae chromosome C9, Da-Ae, whole genome shotgun sequence genomic region:
- the LOC106411725 gene encoding ras-related protein RABA4a, producing MASGGGGGGGYGDPSQKIDYVFKVVLIGDSAVGKSQILARYARDEFSLDSKATIGVEFQTRTLVIDHKSVKAQIWDTAGQERYRAVTSAYYRGAVGAMLVYDITRRQTFDHIPRWLEELRAHADKNIVIILIGNKSDLEDQRAIPTEDAKEFAEKEGLFFLETSAFNASNVESAFSTVLNEIFNIVNKKSLAVSEEEQHGSLAGKKIDIVPGPGQVIPAKSNMCCNS from the exons ATGGcgagtggaggaggaggaggaggaggttacGGAGACCCGTCGCAGAAGATAGACTACGTGTTCAAAGTGGTTCTGATCGGCGATTCTGCGGTTGGGAAGTCGCAGATACTTGCTCGATACGCGAGGGACGAGTTCAGCTTGGATTCGAAGGCTACCATCGGCGTCGAGTTCCAGACTCGGACGCTTGTTATCGATCACAAGAGTGTTAAGGCTCAGATCTGGGATACCGCCGGCCAAGAACG ATACAGAGCGGTAACAAGTGCATATTACCGAGGAGCGGTTGGGGCGATGTTGGTTTACGACATAACTAGACGCCAAACCTTTGATCACATCCCAAGATGGCTAGAAGAGTTGCGTGCTCATGCGGACAAGAACATTGTGATCATCCTTATAGGGAACAAGTCAGATCTTGAAGACCAGAGAGCCATCCCAACCGAAGATGCTAAAGAGTTTGCAGAGAAAGAAGGTTTATTCTTCTTGGAGACATCTGCGTTTAACGCAAGCAATGTTGAGAGCGCTTTCTCCACGGTTCTGAACGAGATTTTCAACATTGTGAACAAGAAAAGTCTTGCTGTGAGTGAAGAAGAACAACATGGGTCGCTTGCTGGTAAGAAGATTGATATTGTTCCAGGTCCTGGTCAGGTGATACCAGCAAAGAGTAACATGTGTTGTAACTCGTAG
- the BNAC09G06860D gene encoding uncharacterized protein BNAC09G06860D, producing MECRKHKHQGNRGVCPSCLRDKLSRLPNTTTSYYVINRSTSSSSTVSSSPSSPVKELHRRAGSMSMSFAVREALSGQLVEGLKKSRSMAHVPKDSYIVRSSKKTTEKLKPTTVKKTGFWKKLLHLKGKGGGADAGGLVASRQRAY from the coding sequence atggaatgCAGAAAACACAAGCACCAAGGCAATAGAGGAGTATGCCCTTCTTGTTTAAGGGACAAACTCTCTCGCTTACCAAATACAACGACGTCGTACTACGTAATCAACCGATCTACTTCCTCATCCAGCACCGTTTCCTCTTCTCCCTCGTCGCCGGTTAAGGAACTCCACCGACGAGCTGGCTCCATGTCGATGTCGTTCGCTGTGAGGGAAGCGTTGAGTGGTCAACTGGTTGAAGGACTGAAGAAAAGCAGATCTATGGCTCATGTTCCCAAAGATTCTTATATCGTACGGTCATCCAAGAAGACGACGGAGAAACTGAAACCCACCACGGTGAAGAAGACTGGATTCTGGAAGAAGTTGCTCCATCTCAAAGGGAAGGGCGGTGGTGCCGACGCCGGAGGGTTGGTTGCTTCACGGCAAAGAGCgtattaa